From the genome of Pseudoxanthomonas sp.:
ACGGCAAGGTGGTCGCGCTGGTCTGTGACAACCAGGTCTTCCTCAAACCCACCGCGGCCGGGCTGGCGCTGCTGCACGAAGTCATCGAACAGCCGCCCTATCCCGGTGCCAAGCCGCATTACCTGCTGGCTGATGCGCTGGAAGACACCGATGCCCTGCAGCGCCTGCTGCGGGCCACCGCCGATGCGCTGCCGATGCCGAAACCGAAGAAGGTGGCAGCGAAGAAAGCCGTGGCAAAACGCGCGGCACGCAAGCCCGGAAAGACCTGATCCGCCACGATGGTCAGTCGTCCCGGCGAATGAAGCCGAGCAGCCTGCGCCTGCGTGGTGCGCGCCGGGAGGCTGTCGCTTGCGGTGACACCATCGGGTCGCGGCGGCACCAGCCAGCACGATGGCTGGCTGGTCGACCGACGCGCGTGGCCTGCTACATCTCCAGCTTGGATTCGACGTCGAGTACGGAACGCCGCGCCATCGCGAGGTTGGAGCGCGTGCGGTCCAGCACCAGGTAGAAGAACAGGCCTGGCGAGGCCGCGACCGGACGCATGAT
Proteins encoded in this window:
- a CDS encoding TfoX/Sxy family protein, whose protein sequence is MATDPDFIAYVHAQSALGAVLESKKMFGEYALYLDGKVVALVCDNQVFLKPTAAGLALLHEVIEQPPYPGAKPHYLLADALEDTDALQRLLRATADALPMPKPKKVAAKKAVAKRAARKPGKT